DNA from Candidatus Latescibacterota bacterium:
ATCCGCGCTTGCAAGGAAGGAAAAAGCAGTGGTCAATACGGCATGCCCAGGGCCGATCCCGAGCGCCCTAAGGGCCATGAGAAGTGCGTCGGTTCCATTGGCACATGTCACACAACGCTGAGTTCCGGTCCTCAGCGCAAGTTCTTTCTCCAATTCAGCGACTTCTGGTCC
Protein-coding regions in this window:
- a CDS encoding DegT/DnrJ/EryC1/StrS family aminotransferase, encoding MQFIDLKAQQERIGSILEERIAAVLAHGHYILGPEVAELEKELALRTGTQRCVTCANGTDALLMALRALGIGPGHAVLTTAFSFLASAD